TTCGCCATGCTGCTAGAAGCACAGCGCCGCGGCCATCGTCTTCACTACGTACATCCCGGAAGCCTGAGCTTGCACGAGGGCCGTACGTTTGCACAAACCTCACCGCTAAAAGTACATGACGACAAGACAGACTGGTACACCTTAGCCGAATTCAGCGAGACCGCACTCGGCCAAGGACAAATAATCCTGATGCGCAAAGATCCTCCCGTCAATACTGAATTTATCTACGACACTCAGCTGCTCGGTATCGCCCAAGCTGCTGGCGCTCAAGTGATTAACCACCCACAGGGCCTACGCGACTTCAATGAGAAACTAGCTGCACAGCTATTCCCACAATGCTGTCCACCAACCCTGATTACCCGTGATATGAAAGCACTTAAGAGGTTTGTCCAAAAGCAGGGGCAAGCGATTCTCAAGCCACTAGATGGCATGGGAGGGCATTCGATATTCCGTAGTCATGACGGCGACCCTAACCTCAACGTGATCCTAGAAACTTTGACAGACGGTGGACGTAAGCTGGCCATAGCACAGCGCTACCTGCAACAAATTATCGACGGCGACAAGCGCATCCTACTGATCGACGGAGTACCTATAGACTATTGTTTAGCCAGAATCCCACAGGGAGACGAATTCCGCGGCAACATGGCTGCTGGAGGCCGGGGCGAGAGCCGTCCCCTCAACGAACGCGACCGTTGGATTGCCGCTCAAGTCGGACCAGAGATGCGATACCGTGGCATGCGTTTTGTCGGAATCGACGTGATCGGTGACTACTTGACTGAGATAAACGTCACAAGCCCGACCGGCTTACGTGAATTAGATGCACAGTGCGGCCTGAACATCGCTGGCCAATTGTTCGATGCAATCGAAGCTGGAGGCTGATATGGATGCGGTCAGCACAGCCCAAATTCGGGAACGCCAACGTCTGAACGCAACACTGGTGCTATCGATCCTCATACACCTTGTGTTGATCTTGGGAGTAGGCTTTGTGGTTACCGACAAAGCCCCCCTGGTACCAACCCTGGACGTCATCTTCAGCCAGACCAGTACCCCACTGACACCCAAGCAAGCCGATTTTCTGGCCCAAGCCAACCAGCAAGGCGGCGGTGACCAAGATAAAGCACAGCGCCCGCGCGACAGCCAACCCGGTGTGGTACCTCAAGAGCAGGTTGGACTCGCTCCACAGATACAACGCGCAACACAGGCACGCACACCAGAACCAACGCAACCGCACGTGATTACCAGCCGTCATG
This region of Xylella taiwanensis genomic DNA includes:
- the gshB gene encoding glutathione synthase; this encodes MPLDVVVVMDPITGIKIAKDTTFAMLLEAQRRGHRLHYVHPGSLSLHEGRTFAQTSPLKVHDDKTDWYTLAEFSETALGQGQIILMRKDPPVNTEFIYDTQLLGIAQAAGAQVINHPQGLRDFNEKLAAQLFPQCCPPTLITRDMKALKRFVQKQGQAILKPLDGMGGHSIFRSHDGDPNLNVILETLTDGGRKLAIAQRYLQQIIDGDKRILLIDGVPIDYCLARIPQGDEFRGNMAAGGRGESRPLNERDRWIAAQVGPEMRYRGMRFVGIDVIGDYLTEINVTSPTGLRELDAQCGLNIAGQLFDAIEAGG